One segment of Gammaproteobacteria bacterium DNA contains the following:
- a CDS encoding filamentous hemagglutinin N-terminal domain-containing protein: protein MRYTRGWAIIMALSNVSSSAQIVLDGTLGPTGALPGPDYAITADLGQQHGGNLFHSFGQFSIRQGESATFSGPPSVSNIISRVTGGQVSTIDGMLRSTIPGANLYLLNPAGVLFRENARLDVSGSFHASTADYLRLGDGGRFDARMPANTLLTVAPVEAFGFLGNTPGTIAIQGSFLQAPDGQTLSLIGGDIALSNATVYAPAGRLNVATVNSSGEVIPTTHDLTMRGFARLGTLVIERDPNAEKVTIDLGEPFGEVALGNLDASGAGGGAIFIRGGQWFSQGGRVFANTHGPQAGQGIDAAISGNVGLVDAWLTTETLGEGAAGSLRLSADNLFLANSNMESVTRSAGDAGNVALVVTDTLTLRDGGRIFASTFAGGDAGSVAITANNLRVNRGLIASSANPGSSGDGGNVNLSIANTLTLQNAGQILAGTWAGDAGAITITTGNLLVDGRGSQYLTGITSSAYLDSTDSSGDIHLAVADTLILRNDGQIDAFTDGPGKGGSVTITAGRAVNITGNEAGLFVGARDAGNAGDVMLTTPALTIDDGGRISATSKFTTGGNLLINADHLKLLNGSEISSSVFGDATTQGGDVTLNSINAVALDGSKVTAQARQGKGGNIVVNAEAFLHDAPTINDVLNASSEVSGNDGTVQNNAPTTDISGSLATLNPPYLDATGQLSGRCGVIDPEEKNRFIVQGRGVLPPSPEDALPARINRCSAEFLTRASMTQEDAPAEARSPAPTLSGFNNR from the coding sequence ATGCGTTATACAAGGGGATGGGCGATCATCATGGCGCTGAGTAACGTCAGCAGTTCAGCGCAAATTGTTCTGGATGGGACACTGGGGCCGACCGGGGCCTTGCCAGGGCCTGATTATGCCATTACTGCCGATCTAGGGCAGCAACACGGCGGCAATCTGTTCCATAGCTTCGGACAGTTTTCTATTCGCCAGGGCGAGTCCGCAACCTTCAGCGGCCCGCCTTCGGTGAGCAATATCATCAGCCGAGTCACTGGTGGACAAGTCTCGACGATTGATGGAATGCTGCGCTCGACCATTCCCGGCGCGAACCTTTATTTGCTCAATCCGGCGGGGGTGCTGTTTAGGGAAAATGCTCGTTTGGATGTATCGGGATCCTTTCACGCCAGCACCGCGGATTATTTGCGGCTGGGCGATGGCGGGCGATTTGACGCCCGGATGCCCGCGAATACCTTACTCACGGTTGCGCCGGTGGAAGCATTTGGTTTTCTCGGGAATACGCCGGGGACTATCGCCATTCAGGGAAGTTTTCTACAAGCGCCCGACGGGCAAACGCTGTCGCTCATTGGCGGCGACATCGCTCTGAGCAACGCCACCGTTTATGCTCCGGCGGGCCGGTTGAACGTGGCGACCGTCAATTCCTCCGGTGAAGTCATTCCCACAACGCATGATTTGACGATGCGCGGCTTCGCGCGGTTGGGGACGCTGGTCATTGAGCGGGATCCCAACGCGGAAAAGGTGACGATCGATTTGGGGGAACCGTTCGGCGAGGTCGCCCTGGGCAATCTGGACGCCAGCGGCGCAGGCGGCGGCGCGATCTTCATTCGCGGCGGACAATGGTTCAGCCAGGGTGGCCGGGTGTTCGCCAATACGCATGGCCCGCAAGCCGGTCAGGGCATCGATGCTGCGATTTCCGGGAACGTGGGCTTGGTGGACGCGTGGTTGACCACCGAAACCCTGGGTGAAGGCGCAGCGGGGTCGTTGCGGTTAAGCGCGGATAACCTGTTTTTAGCCAATAGCAACATGGAGAGCGTAACCCGCAGCGCGGGCGATGCCGGAAATGTGGCGCTTGTCGTGACCGACACCCTGACGCTCCGCGATGGCGGGCGGATTTTCGCCAGCACGTTTGCCGGGGGCGATGCTGGATCAGTGGCGATTACGGCAAATAACCTGCGAGTAAATAGAGGGCTGATCGCCAGCAGCGCTAATCCTGGCTCCAGCGGTGACGGCGGTAATGTAAATCTGAGTATCGCCAACACGCTGACGCTCCAGAACGCTGGACAAATTCTGGCCGGAACCTGGGCAGGCGATGCTGGAGCAATCACGATCACCACCGGCAACTTGCTGGTGGACGGACGGGGTTCCCAATACCTGACCGGAATTACCAGCAGCGCCTATCTCGACTCCACCGATAGCAGCGGGGACATCCATCTGGCCGTTGCCGATACCCTCATTCTGCGCAATGACGGACAAATCGATGCCTTCACCGATGGTCCGGGAAAGGGAGGCTCGGTGACGATCACGGCGGGTCGCGCAGTGAACATCACAGGCAACGAGGCCGGCCTGTTCGTGGGGGCGCGTGATGCGGGCAACGCGGGCGATGTGATGCTGACCACCCCGGCCTTAACCATCGACGATGGCGGCAGGATTTCCGCGACTTCCAAATTCACTACCGGCGGCAATTTGCTGATCAACGCCGACCACTTGAAATTGCTCAATGGCTCGGAAATCAGCAGTTCCGTATTCGGCGACGCCACCACGCAAGGCGGGGATGTCACCCTCAACAGCATCAATGCCGTAGCGCTGGATGGCAGTAAAGTCACCGCTCAGGCGAGACAAGGCAAGGGCGGCAACATTGTGGTGAATGCCGAGGCATTTCTGCACGATGCTCCGACAATAAATGATGTCCTCAACGCCTCCTCGGAAGTCAGCGGCAATGACGGGACGGTGCAGAACAACGCGCCCACTACCGACATCAGCGGCAGTTTGGCGACGCTAAATCCCCCTTATCTGGATGCCACTGGCCAGCTCAGCGGACGTTGTGGCGTCATCGATCCCGAGGAAAAAAACCGCTTTATCGTGCAGGGGCGCGGCGTATTGCCGCCATCGCCGGAAGACGCCTTGCCCGCGCGTATAAATCGTTGCAGCGCTGAATTTCTCACTCGCGCCTCAATGACGCAGGAAGATGCACCTGCTGAAGCGCGATCCCCTGCGCCGACTTTGTCAGGTTTTAATAATCGTTGA